In the genome of Coriobacteriia bacterium, the window TCCTCGGCCGCAGCGGCCACCTCGCCCGCCTCGCGCGCGGCCCTCGCCTCGGCGCGGCTGCGGCGCTCCGACTTGGCACCCTCTTTCGCCTCGCGCTCCTCGCGAGCCTTCAGCGCGGCCTCCTCGGCGGCCTTGCGGCGCTCTTCGGCGGCGGCTGCCTCGCGCTCGCGCACCTGCGTGGCGGCGTCGCCGAACTTGTCGGCGAAGCGCTGGACGCGCCCGCCGGTGTCGACGAACTTCTGCTTCCCGGTGTAGAAGGGGTGGCACGCCGAG includes:
- the rpmE gene encoding 50S ribosomal protein L31, with translation MRQDIHPDYVECKVTCSCGATFQTRSTKPDLHVELCSACHPFYTGKQKFVDTGGRVQRFADKFGDAATQVREREAAAAEERRKAAEEAALKAREEREAKEGAKSERRSRAEARAAREAGEVAAAAEEAAPEAAAPEAAVAEEPAEAAEETAPAAESAGEETESATEEPAPDEAPQETSE